Within Haliaeetus albicilla chromosome 29, bHalAlb1.1, whole genome shotgun sequence, the genomic segment TTTCAATGAATTTGCCCCGTTTTGGCAGCGCGGAGGTGCTGTGTGCGGTACAGGCTTAGGAAGCGAAGGGAACTTGGTTTTACTTCAGCAAAAGGGAGGGGAACAACTGCAACCCGCCGGGtaagcaaaaaaacctttctggtcttaattacatttcacaacctttattttttatctattttttaattaaaaaaaacccaaatcccccttttttctttaccATCCGTCTCCCGGTGCATGCGGATGCTGCGCTGGGTCGggagctattttattttttacccccccccccccccccgctccggcCAAACACTCGACACCCAAATCTGATAGATTTTGgttaaaagcagagaaatttgaaaagaatactaagttttgttaataaaatgatgaattttttattaatttgtcCCCGAATTAAGCCTGGCGTGTGTGGGGGGACAGCTCTTTTCTTCCAAGCGCTCTTTCCAGTGGTAGCATTtccccttttggggggggggacaggacagcgggtagacccccccccccaaactcaccCGCGGTTTTGGGGTCCgtgtgacccccccccctcGCCGAAAATGGGGGTTCTGTCCCCAAAAAGTGGTTTTCGGGGGAGAAATGAGCAAAAGCAGTGTAAAAACGTGGTGGCGGGCAGGGGGTCAGGCCTTCCTCAGCCTTGTGGCTGGTTGCTGGCAGGGCCGGGCTGGGCCAGGCCAAGCCCCCCTGCCCTTATTCTGGGGGGGTGGGATttgccccccactcccccaagAGGTGATTTACCCCCTTGGGGGGGGCCTCAGTTCTTTTTGGGGTCCTCTTGTACGTTTTTAACCCCCCCAGTGGTATTTGAGTGGCTTCACCACAACGTGGGCATGCTGAGGGCTGTTGGGTCGGTGTTTGCTTCTGTGTGCCCCCCCAAAATGGAGGGGTAACCCGAAAAATGGGGGTAAAACCCCAAATTCTTTTAGGGGGTAGGCACAAAGGTCTCTCTCCCAAGCCAGGACAGGGCTCTGTCACCCGGGCGGTGGCCTCAGCACCTTTGGGGCCCTGAGGGGTGGGGGAGACCCAAACCATGAGTCACCAGACTGGGTCTTGGCTCCTTTtcatcgggggggggggggtgtcaaaGGTTATGAAGGACttctgtgcttaaaaaaaaccagtttcgGGTTAAAATAAGTTGCCTTCCCCTTTAATTGGTTTAttggtgggggggtgggaatACTGGAGGGGGTTGTGCTGGAATTAATGTGCTCTTGTGTCTTTTCAGAGGGGCAGCTCGTGCCTGGTTcgctgaccccccccccccaaaaataccTCCCCAAGAAGGGGGAGGGGGTTCTGCTGCCTGTATCCTTTAATCAACCTTGTGTGTGTGGGGGACTTAAGAAAGTCCCAGCTCCTTAAGTCTTTGCTGTGAGGAGAAAATGGGGGCTGggtgccacccccccccaaaatactgGTATTCTGGAGTGTTttttgacacccccccccccaattggCAGCATTTTGGGGCTGTTTTCAcacttcccccccttccccccccccccaaaaaaaaccaacccagcaGCCCAGTTCCTCgcagctgctgcctttctgcCTGTGTTAGCAAAGCTGGGGCATAATTAAGCCAGAGAAGGTTCTAATTAGTGGTAACTAAGAAGTAGGTTGACGTCAGGAGGATGAAATCCCCCCTTGGCCAGTCAGGCCGGATTGGGGTCAGGGATCTGATGGGTGCCGGGTCGTTAGCAGGGTGCTGGCCCTAATTATTAGCCTGCTAATTAATAGCTAATTCGCTTGCTGTCAGATTTAATTGTGCCTTGGATTGGGGGGAGGACATGACACCCTTAAATCTTGCGCCGTCATCGCTGGCCCCCTCTCCCTTGCGCCGCTGTCCTTCCGTTCGTCATCTTGGTCTTTGTGCCTTGTTAAGCACTGACTTGTTAATTAACTCTTGGGGTAAAACTGAGTGGGGAGGGGGATTGTGTGATTAAAAATGGGAGTGTTGTGCCCCACCTGGATCCTCGCCCTGCTCCTGGCGGGGGGCTCTGCCCCCCGGTGTGGCCCGGAACTGCTATCCCTGTCCCCTGGGATGGTAGCACCAATTAAAAGCACGAGCGGGGGGCCACTCTGTCACTGTGGTGTCACCTCGGCAGGGGGTGGCAGTCCCCCGGTGTCCCTTGGGGGTCCCTTGGACCTCCCTCTACCGTGGTTCTgacagctgcattttgggggcGATTTCCCCCTCTGGGGTCgagaatgtttccagggatgggttTGTCATTGTCACCCTCTCAAAGGGAATGACAgctgggggctggggacagggcttGGGGGGGACGACACAGGCCTTATGGGGGGGGACATGGAGTTGTCACCGCTGTCCTAACCTCCTcgtctccttttcttccccaccccccaccccccacccccagggctTTTCTGCCATGGGCTCGGGCCCCATCGACCCCAAGGAGCTCCTCAAGGGCTTGGACTGCTTCCTGGGCCGCGATGGCGAGGTCAAGAGCATGGAGGGCATCACCAAAATCTTCAAGTGAGTCCCCCAAAATGTCCCCACGTGTCCCTCCCCCAGTGTCACTATGAcatgggggggggtgtctgatgccttatttctcattaaataGTTTAATGAAGGACTCGCAGAAGATGGTGAGTCGCTGCATCTACCTGAATATCTTGCTGCAGACGCGGGCGCAGGACATCCTGGCTAAGTAAGAGCagtgggggggggtctgggggggttcAGGGGGAGCAGGAATTGGGGGGTTTACCCCGTTCTGGCTGGATCCTGACaggttttccctcttttttccctagATTTATCCGGATTGGGGGTTACAAGCTGCTCAACACATGGCTCACCAGTTCCAAAGCCTCCAACAACGTACCCTTCCTGCAGCAGATCCTTCTCACACTGCAGCACCTGCCCCTCACCGTCGACCACCTCAAACAGGTCGGGGTGGCCTCCGTGTcatagccccccccccagtggcttTTGTCACCCCCCAGGGTTGCTTTTGTGTCCCCCAGGGTGAATTTTGTCTCTCCTGGGTGGCTTTtgggtcccccagttggcttttgTCGTCCGTcccgtgtcccgtcccccccccccccccgccaagatGGCTTTTATGTCCCTGGGGTGGTTTTTGTGTAATCCCGCACGCTGCCACTCAGCTCATGTCTCTATCCCTTCCAGAACAATACAGCCAAGCTGGTGAAGCAGCTCAGCAAGTCAAGCGACGATGAAGGTGAACGCTCTCCTGCAtgcccccaaaaccccctgaATCCCACCCCCCAAATTCCTCCTTTAACCCCTTCTTGCCCCACAGAGCTGCGCCGCCTTGCCTCCATCCTCGTCAGTGACTGGATGGGTGTCATCCGCTCCCAGAGCAGCGCCCAGCCGACTGGTGAGCCCCGCTCTGTGCCCCCTgttcttccccctcctcaatCCAACACTGCTGTCTTACcattttcccatcttttttcccccagaacgGGATAAAAAGAAGcggaaagaggaaaacaaaagcaggacACCTGTCCAAGAGAAAACCCAAGAAGTCAAAACTGAGATTAAAGCCGAGGAGATGCCAGAGAAGAAGCGGGAGAAACCCAAATCCCTGCGCACTACCGCTCCCAGCCATGCCAAATTCCGCTCCACTGGTAATTCCCCCTCCGTCCCATGGGGCGACGGCAGGTTTTGGGGCTGTTTAGGGGGAATTTGAGGGGCTGTGCTCTATTGTGGGATGCTGCAAGGGGATGCACTAATGATGTTCCCCACTCTGCTCCGAACAGGGCTGGAAATGGAGACACCTTCGTTAGCGCCcgtgaagaaaatgaactcttcTTCAACCACTGATAAATACAATCTGAAACCGATGCCCATAAAGAGGCAAAAGTGAGTCTGGGGCTGCTCTTGAGGGGCTCGGATTGTTTTTGGGGGGCTTGGAGGCTGCTTTTGAGTGTCTTGGGGCTGATTTGGGGGGGCTGTTGGGCTGTTTTGGGGGTCCTTCCTGGCATCTGACCTGCTTTTCCCCCCTttgctgcagcatctcctccctTCCTGGAGATGTTCCTCTTgcagagaagaaatacaaaCCCCTGAACACGGCGCCCAATGCCACCAAGGAGATCAAAGTCAAGATCATCCCACCCCAGCGTGAGTAGGAGGGGACACCTGGGGGTCTTTTAGGTGCCTTTTTGGGGACCCTTGGCTGCCTTTTTGGGGACAATTAGGGGGTTTTGGGTGACACCTCTCCTCCTTCTTGCAGCTATGGAAGGACTTGGCTTCCTCGATGCGCTCAACTCCGCTCCCATCCCCGGCATTAAGattaagaagaagaagaaggtgTTGTCCCCCACGGCGGCCAAGGTGAGGAGGAGTCTCCCTGGATATCGACATCCTCTCCCCGAATATTGGGCTCCCCTCCTTGTCTAGAGACCCTCCCCCCAATAATAACcaccctcttctctccccccctccagcccagccccttCGAGGGGAAGCCAGCTCCTGAAACAAGCTCCACCAAACCTTCTTCCCCGGAGCCCACTGCCTCTTCGGAGCCGATGGAGACGGATCGACCTGGCACGCCAGTACCGGCTGTGGAAGTGCCAGAACCGATGGAGACTTGTAAGTTGGGGTAACCAGGAGGGGGAAAAGCACGGGTGTGTGGGGGTTAAGGTGGGTGCTGAACCCCCTCCGGTTCCTCCCACAGGCTCGGCGGAGGTGAGCGGTGACACCAAAGCCATGGAAAACGCGTCGGAAAGCAGCCAGCTCACTAAAAAAGGTcggaaaaagaaaacagtgagtTGGCCGGAGGAAAGCAAACTCCGTGAATACTTCTACTTCGAACTGGACGAGACTGAACGAGGTGAGCCCTGTTTCTTCCTTGTGTGTCCCCCATTCCCTCCTTGGTGTCCCCAAACTTTTGGGGGTGACATTGTTGTCCCCCTCCCTCCTGGCAGTCAATGTCAACAAGATCAAGGATTTTGGGGAAGCGGCCAAGCGGGAGATGCTGATGGATCGCCATGCCTTTGAGACGGCCAGGCGCCTCAGCCACGACGCCATGGAGGAGAAGGTGCCCTGGGTTTATCCCAAACTTCTCGATCTCCCCGCTCCCCTCGTGGTGCCAGGCAGCGGCAGCCGGGAACGCTTCACTCAGGCTGAGAGAGAGAAGGGCATCTTGCAGGAGATTTTTCTGTCCAAGGAGAGGTGAGTAGATCCCTTGGGATTCTCTATTCCCGCCTTTGATATCAGACTCAGAACTGTGGATTCCCTCTCTCCTTGCAACGGGGTGCCAAATCCCACCCCCTCCTCTTCAGGTCTCCTTGGGGAGTGGATCGCCCCGGGGATCCGTTGGAtcagggctgcaggggatccCCAGCACCCTGTGGGATCAAGGGGGGGTTGATTTTCCCTGGTGTGAGGATCAGCAGAGACATCCTGGATGGAGATGGCATGTGGGCTGTGGGAGGGTGATGGAGCTGGGATTATCCCAGAGAATCTGGAGCCTGGGGGGAGCCCAGATCCTCTCAATCCACCCAGTGGGCTCGGGGGATTCCTGGGGATCGGGCACGTGCAAGGCATCTTCATGGTGCGGCCCCAGGGATCCTTGTGCTAGTGGCTGTGGGATGTACCTGGAGCTCAGATCCTTGGGATCCATCAGGATCCAGAGCCAGGCATCCCCAGGATCCCTGTGGATCTCATGGAGGGGGTTGTGGGAGCCCTGGCCCCCCAGGATCAATAGGGTTGGAAGCTCAATCGTCTCTGTTGTGAGGATCTATAGAGATACAGGGGCTAGGCAGAGACTGTGCTGTAGTCTGGGTCCTCCTGGGATCTCTGTAGATCCGGAGCCTGGGGGGAGGTTGCTGGAGCCCAGATCCTCTGGGATCTTCAGGGATCTGAAAGGTGGAGCTGACCGCTGGGCCCCAAGTCTTCTGGGATCACTGAGGATTTAGAGCCTTGGTGGGAGGTTTTCAGGTCCCAGATCTGAGGATCCTGAGCCCAGGGGGAGGTTGTTGGAGCCCAGATCCCCAAGGATCCAGAGCTGGAGTGGGGGAGAAGTTTTCAGGTCCCAGATCCCCTGGGATCCCTGAGGATTCAGAGCCAAGGTAGAGGTTTCAAGGGCTCAGCTCCCCACGGATCCAAATCCGAGTGAGGGGAGCAGATTGCTGTAAGCCTGAATCTCCCGGGATCCCCAAGGATCTAGTGCCTGGAGGAGCCTTTTGGAGCCTGGAGGATCCCTGAGGATGCCAAGTCTTTTGGGGGACAACGACAAGATCCCTGTGGATCCAAAGTCTTTGGTGTACACCCAGGATTTGAGAATCTAGagttgggcgggggggggggggaggctgctgGGTATCCAGATCCTCGAGGATCCCACTTGGAGCGGGACGATAGCACCAGATCCCAGGGATCCACCAACCTCTGACgccctcccctttccccttttccttcccctccctcaccAACAGCGTCCCCGACAGCCCTCACGAACCCGATCCGGAATCCTATGAACCGCTGCCGCCCAAACTGATCCCCTTGGACGAGGTAAGCGCCGCCGTagcttccccccctccccgtacCCCCCCTCCAACCCCTCGCCCCTcacccctctctctcccctcacccctctctctcccctcgcCAGGACTGCTCCACCGAGGAAGTTGTTTATCCTGAAGGATTGGAAGCCGGCGCTGCTTCACCTTCCCCGGATGCCGCTGGCAGTGGTGCCAAACTCCCGCCGGTGTTGGCCAACCTGATGGGGAGCGTGGGGGCCGGTAAAACCCCCCAGGGACCGGCGCCCACCGCCCCCATCAACATGCAGGAGATCCTCACATCCATCAtggtaacccccccccccccccccagcatggaGCCCCCCCCGAATGGGGTGAcacaaaaaaggggggggggggggggtggcactgtgggggaggggaagggggtaccctctttttttcccccatcccccaCCGCTCACTTTATGTCCTCCCCCTTCTTGTCCCCAGGGTGGGCCCAGCACCCACAAAGCGGAGGAGCTGATGAAACAACCGGATTATTCGGATAAAATCAAACATTTGTTGGGAAATCTGCAGGCTCAGCCACCGGGACCGAGCGGAGGTGAGTGCGGGACACAGAGGGGCCATCGGGGTCACCGTTGGGGATGCACCCTGTCGCTGgtggaagtggggggggggaatgtcgTGGGGATGGGTGGCCTCGGGGGGGGACTGCTGGGAGCCTGAGTTGCGCCCCTGAGGCGGCGTAAAGGGAGATCTTGGCTTGGGGACactgtcccctgccccagcggGGACATAAAGGGGTGTCCTTGGTTTGGGGACATGTTGGGGACACTGTACAGCACCCTGACAGGAT encodes:
- the LOC104325776 gene encoding serine/threonine-protein phosphatase 1 regulatory subunit 10 isoform X2: MGSGPIDPKELLKGLDCFLGRDGEVKSMEGITKIFNLMKDSQKMVSRCIYLNILLQTRAQDILAKFIRIGGYKLLNTWLTSSKASNNVPFLQQILLTLQHLPLTVDHLKQNNTAKLVKQLSKSSDDEELRRLASILVSDWMGVIRSQSSAQPTERDKKKRKEENKSRTPVQEKTQEVKTEIKAEEMPEKKREKPKSLRTTAPSHAKFRSTGLEMETPSLAPVKKMNSSSTTDKYNLKPMPIKRQNISSLPGDVPLAEKKYKPLNTAPNATKEIKVKIIPPQPMEGLGFLDALNSAPIPGIKIKKKKKVLSPTAAKPSPFEGKPAPETSSTKPSSPEPTASSEPMETDRPGTPVPAVEVPEPMETCSAEVSGDTKAMENASESSQLTKKGRKKKTVSWPEESKLREYFYFELDETERVNVNKIKDFGEAAKREMLMDRHAFETARRLSHDAMEEKVPWVYPKLLDLPAPLVVPGSGSRERFTQAEREKGILQEIFLSKESVPDSPHEPDPESYEPLPPKLIPLDEDCSTEEVVYPEGLEAGAASPSPDAAGSGAKLPPVLANLMGSVGAGKTPQGPAPTAPINMQEILTSIMGGPSTHKAEELMKQPDYSDKIKHLLGNLQAQPPGPSGVPHGLLGPGPMANGFPPGPKAMQHFPPGGPMPGPHGGGGGGPGLPPGPGIPGGPRLLGPPPPQRGNAGGDFWETPEGGGNIRGGPHGGGGGGGGMRGGGPFHRPRGRSGAEPPYRCRGGGGGGGGGGGRNGGPPNGGGARGPPGSHSDHGRGHPGDHPRGHGGGHGGDMSSRAVCRHFMLKGSCRYENNCAFYHPGVNGPPLP
- the LOC104325776 gene encoding serine/threonine-protein phosphatase 1 regulatory subunit 10 isoform X1; the protein is MGSGPIDPKELLKGLDCFLGRDGEVKSMEGITKIFNLMKDSQKMVSRCIYLNILLQTRAQDILAKFIRIGGYKLLNTWLTSSKASNNVPFLQQILLTLQHLPLTVDHLKQNNTAKLVKQLSKSSDDEELRRLASILVSDWMGVIRSQSSAQPTERDKKKRKEENKSRTPVQEKTQEVKTEIKAEEMPEKKREKPKSLRTTAPSHAKFRSTGLEMETPSLAPVKKMNSSSTTDKYNLKPMPIKRQNISSLPGDVPLAEKKYKPLNTAPNATKEIKVKIIPPQPMEGLGFLDALNSAPIPGIKIKKKKKVLSPTAAKPSPFEGKPAPETSSTKPSSPEPTASSEPMETDRPGTPVPAVEVPEPMETCSAEVSGDTKAMENASESSQLTKKGRKKKTVSWPEESKLREYFYFELDETERVNVNKIKDFGEAAKREMLMDRHAFETARRLSHDAMEEKVPWVYPKLLDLPAPLVVPGSGSRERFTQAEREKGILQEIFLSKESVPDSPHEPDPESYEPLPPKLIPLDEDCSTEEVVYPEGLEAGAASPSPDAAGSGAKLPPVLANLMGSVGAGKTPQGPAPTAPINMQEILTSIMGGPSTHKAEELMKQPDYSDKIKHLLGNLQAQPPGPSGVPHGLLGPGPMANGFPPGPKAMQHFPPGGPMPGPHGGGGGGPGLPPGPGIPGGPRLLGPPPPQRGNAGGDFWETPEGGGNIRGGPHGGGGGGGGMRGGGPFHRPRGRSGAEPPYRCRGGGGGGGGGGGRNGGPPNGGGARGPPGSHSDHGRGHPGDHPRGHGGGHGGGKCGGGGGPPPAPPSRGGGGGGACGAWLWGGPGPGWEGPVGAPSPPPPPPPFLPRWRGGEPPPHPLQPLEPPGPWGRGPDWRRPPMGL